In Camelina sativa cultivar DH55 chromosome 13, Cs, whole genome shotgun sequence, the genomic window TTATTGTTTTTGTGTAGTGCGTCAACAATTTTGGAAGCGACATCAGCAAGTGCCAGTACTACATGGACGTGCTGAGTGAATGCAAGAAGAAATCTGGTTCCATGATTGCTGCTTAAGCGTGTTTCCCCATCAACTAGTCGAGATGTCTGCGCTAAGATCAGTTCTGGTGTCTTTAGTATTTAGTAGTTGAAGTCTGATggttttccttttcttgttgAAAGATTTGGATctgttatgtgttttttttaactggTTTTATGGGATCGTTTATGttaatgaagaaaaatcaatgGAAAACTCTATTCTAATTGTTGAAACCtacttattttgtttgtgtCGTTCATTCTCCAGCTTTGTTTCAAGACTGTGTTTTTATGTATACAGTACTTCTCAAATCTAATGCCTGTTCTGTTTACGTTAATTTCAACGGGATAGCCGGTTTGAGAGGAAAACGACGGTAACTAGCAATGGTTTTTGGTGGTGATGAGATCGGCACCAAGTTTCTGTGTTGGctattttaaataacattttaaaattctcAGCAACTTTAAACTCTTTTTAGCAGTTGATTCTTTAAACTCTTATTAGCAGTTGATTCTTTAAACCTTTGGGCAAAATAACATCCATTACATAAATTAGTTGAAATGTTTGTATGCAGTTGACGTACGCTTCAAGCAGCTTGttgaacaatatttttttaataacaatgcCCTTGttgaacaatatttttttaataacaatgcCCTATGTTTTTTCGGCTTGGGGCACAAGTGTTATACGTTATACTTATATATGTTAGGGAAGATCgtacatttttaaatataagatatatctGCTTAGCTAGATTTGTTTGGCCGTAGAAAAACATTTGGTTATCGCCGGATAATTCTTCATCCAAAAGTTTCATAATGCCTAGACGCAGACATGAAGAAGGTTAgacctttttttcttcatatttcagatgttgaatttggttttgaagacGTTTGGGTCTGTCCTGTATATACATGCTAGAGATTTGTGTTTACTTCATTAAATCTAGGGTTTCCGATCGATGGTTCTCATTTTCTATGCTTCTTGTGTTAGATCTTCGGGTAGTTGATCGGTTATCGATTGGAGAAAGTTATCTGTGTCTCTTGAgcaattattttggttttaaagtttgttgggatttttttttctcggtttgTGCAGGGAGATCATCCTCATCCCGTAGCTCGCCTTCGCCTCGTCGGACTGGTAAGTAACTTATTTGGAAATTATGCGCTCTCTTCATACCTTTAGAATCAAAGGTTATTGTTTGgaacaaaatttaataacttaCTAATTAAAGAGTGGTCAAACAGAGTATAAAATGTAAGGAATTGGTTGAAGATGGTCGAAGCTTTATATGTTTCATGGTAATTATGTAATGATGTTACTTCTTTGTTCCAACTCGGTTGTGTAGAAAGaagatcttcttcctctaataGCCCTCGGCCAGCAGCTGCACGCAGCCGATCTCGTGACACTTCAGGTAAATTTCATTTTCTACCATATTATTTCTCATGGATCTACGGTCATTGTTGTTTAATGAATCGAATGATATCTCTTGGTTGTTCAGGCAGCAGCAGATCTTCTCCTCGACCTCGACCTGCACCTTCATCAGCATCTTCTACTGCTCGCTCTTCACCTCAACCTCGACCTGTACCTGTAGCAGCCTCTGCTCCTCGCTCTTCGCCTAAACCTCGACCTGCACCTGCAATCTACATCTGTATCATCCTCTGCTCCTGCACCTGCACGCAGTTCATCTTCTCATACTGGTATACTTCAGTAGCACATCTGAACATTTGTGTTTTGAAAGACAATGTCAATTTTCAAAGACTATTGTTCAAAtactttaaactaatttttcttttatttttaagacaCTTCTCTTATTGTTTAGCTTTATAGGTGTCTTCTTattatgtaattttcttttttcttcgtcTTCCAGCTCACAATggttgtatttttaaatttatccaTGTGAtcatttataatttgttttcttggttgtCCAGACGCCAACGTATAGTGCTAGTAGCGATGCTGATTCATACAGAGCATAAAACGATAAAGATGAATATTCTCTGTTTCATAGCAAACTTCGAAGTATGCGTAGGGTTAGTAGAGATCGGGCTAGTCGCAATGATAGGGCTAGTAGCAATGATCAGGATAGAGCTACTAGCCATGGTGAATCTCTGTTTGGGAACACGGTTCGAAGTAGGCGCTTTAACTATTCTGTTTGCCTTTCTTAAATGCTTTAAAACATTTCTATTTACATAATGATTTGGTTTGATCCACAGCTCTATTGTGCCCAGCACCTCGAGTGGTCTCTAACCCTTTGCCAGCTGCCATTAGTCCATGTGATACTCAGAGCAAAGCTTTCCAAAATGTAAGTTAGCCCTTTAGCTTCCCTATCTTTTAATCAATCTCTGTTCACACATATATAATGATATGTTTCCAGACTTCTGCCTATTCAAAATGAACCTAGCTAGTAGCTAGGCTTACTTCAGCATTCTGTTTTTCGTTCTTTTATTGTTGAATTATGCTATATATTAGAAGCTCTTCTTGTTTGTGTGTAGTGCCTCCACGAGTATGAAACAGACATCAGTAAGTGTCAGTTCTACATGAGCACATTGTCTCATTGCAAGAAGAATTCTAATTTCAAGTTGTACGATGTGGTTGGCGATGATCCGGCTAGTAGCGACAAAGAATCTCGGTTTCTAATCTTTGCTAGAGGTATTCACTTTAATTAATTCTATTTacaattaagttttaaaccTTTTTAGTTATAGATAATGATTTGGTTAAAATCCGCAGCTGTGTTGTGCCCACGAGGAACCGAGTTGGTCTCCCAGGCTGCCTCTATAGCTCCCGTAGCAGTTCCCATTAATTCATGTGACACTCAAGACAAAACTTTCCAAAATGTAAGTCTAGAATACAAATATTCCATCTAGAATACAAATATTCCAGCCTTTTGCTATATTCACAATTAGTCTAGACTTACGTTGAGTACTCgagactctgtttttgttacTCTAGACTAATGTTACgaagctttttttgtttgtttgtgtttgtggtagTGCCTCCACGAATTTGGAACAGACATCAGTAAGTGCCAGCTTTACATGAACATGTTGTCTCGGTGCAAGAAGAATTCTGATTCCAAGTTGAaggcttaatttttttttctttcccgtCAGTCATTGTTACTTATTTCTAATCAAATAGTTCTTGAAGTTTGTCATCAAAGTGACTCTGGGGTTTTATCATAATTCTGCTGTCGTTTTAGTAGGGAGTTTCCAAGAACATTAGGGGTATTGAaagaatataacaaataaaccaTCATCTATTCATCTGTGCCACTTTTATTACAATGATTTCGGAACATGGTCAGCTGATCCCCTTTTCCCGCCACAAGTAATAAGTATGTGTACTGTACATACATAAACATGTTAACATATATACTCGATCATCATTAGTAATTTCCTAATTAATTAGATGGAGATCTCCAAATCCTAAACAAAACaatctataaataatttttcttattagGTTAATATAATCATGTATACTCGATCATCATTATCAATTATCAATTAGATAGAGATCTCCAAATCCTAAACAAAACAATCTATAAATAATTTCCCTTATTGGGTCCAATATAAACATGTATACTCAGATCATCAATTATATAGAGATTTCCAAATCCTAAACGAAAACAATTAATGTAGATATGATTTCCCACTATATGTCGTTATCACAAATCAGAGATTATGGTCTAATTTGTGGCTCAATATGGATTTGATAGTACTAATATACAATGACtaattcactatataaacagaCCATGTTAACACAACCAGCATCCACAACTTACAAAACAACACTTTCAGTCTTTCActatttagagaaaaaaaaaagaagaaagaaaagaaatggagGGCAAAAGAGTGGCAATGTTGGTTGTTGTAACAGTAGTCATGATGATAGGGAACCTTCTGACTCAAACAGAGGCTGTCGCTTTTGAGCGATGTTATCCAATTTGTCTTATGGAGTGTAAAGCTGGGTCAAAGTTTCCAGCGTTTTTGAAGTGTCCATTTAAGTGTGTGAAAACCTGTCTTCTACCACCATCTCTTTCTTCCAAAAAAGTTCATGATTCTGAATATTTCTGCAAACTTGGTtgcgcatctcattgtgtttctCATTCTTCCCTCCAAAATCCgagtaaatgtttttttttttacttctgttaTACTTTGTTTTATACCCTCTAAGTCATAACAGTGTTTAGGAATGGTTGTTAGTTGTTACATAAGcattatgtttttttccccttcatttttcttattcttcaaatggaaaaccatatatatatatatatatgtagttgaGATTATGATATTGTGTATTTTATTTGACGTTGTTTAATGGTTTTGGTTGGTGTTTGTGTGGTATGGACAGATGTGAAAAGAGTATCAACTTGTGTGGAATCATGCTCAAACAAGTGTACCAAGAAATGTGAGAAGTGATATTAGTATTTCGATCATTCAtgtctaaataaaaaaatataaactatttttttttgtatcaatttaatattttaatctaaagatattttttcttcaattcatATTTGTGttacaaagaaaattaattgatatagaaggaaaataaaaagctaaattagagagagaaaaaaaaaatcaattgataCCAACTGCAGGATCAAACAAAAGCTGTATTACGAGAAGAGAATCTAATCCCTGTATCGTTTCATACAATAtataacacataaataaataaatacattagcttaattttattttgtagcaTTTTCTAGTATTACTAGTAAAAACCTTACCAAAATCGCAGCAGCAATCGATGATTTTCCGGCAATTCTCCGGGAGAATTCTGCCGGCGGTTTATGACTCATGTAAAAAACTTCGATTCGAAGCTAACCGTAGTTTCCGATCTGATGCGGCGCTCGAAGCCATAGCTAATGCGTTGGAAGAGAAAGTACCAAACTTAGTGCTATACAATTATCCATCCTTCTCCGGCGCTTTTTCAGCTCTCTTCGCTCATCTCTACCACTCTCGCCTCCGTATTCCCTGTCTCATCTTACCCTTTTCTTCCGTTGTACCCTTTAGGTCAACATTTCTCTCTCACCATTTTTTACCCAATTTCAATAGGTTTTGAGTTGTATCGTTTTTGATGTAACTGTGAATTTGGGGGACAAAACTTGTAGGGTTgaagatttttgtttggatggGTTCGAGAGGTGTTATCTTCTCGATTTTGTTGTTCCGAAGGACTTTGCTTGCGGGAAAACAGCTTGCGAGTATGATTCAGTTTATAACTGTTTTGGTTTCATTAAAAAGTTAAGTCCTTTGAGGGGTTTAATTTTGGTTCTTTGGGGTTTAGGATCATATGCTTTGATCATCGGAACTCGGCATTGACAAGGATTGGTTCGATAAAGGAAGAGCACAAGACGAGGCTTGAGATTAATGTTGATACTGAAACGAGTAGCTCAAAGGCTGTGTATGAATATTTCTCCACTAAACTCACAGATCAAAGATCTCCTGAGGAGGTTAGTCGTCAGGACAAAATGATTAATGAGTAAATGACACTGCTTCGATTAGTCTTTCTACTGTAAAAGTCATATGTTGTTTGTATCTATTGGCTAGGTAGAAACTCTCAGTTTGTTAAGTGTAGAAGACAAAGCTCGGATTGAATTAGTTCTTGATTATATTGAAGATATTGATCTTCGACGATGGAGGTTACCAGATATCAAATCTTTCAGCTTCGGTCTTAAGGATTGGCGCTCAAGGCTCAACTGTATCACCAATTCTTACATGTACGAACAGGTCtgaatatatatactctttgcCTCTAAATATTGTTTACCCGTTGTGAAATCATTTTACTTAGAATCTGAGCATGTCTTTATACCCCATTCATTAGTGAATGATTTCATGTCTCTATGTTATTACAGTTGTTAAGAATAAGTTCGGCGGATCTCATTGCTTATGGgaattcatatttttcatctcgGCTTACTGATGCAAAGAAAGTGCTAAAGTTGAGTAAAGCTTGCAAGATCAGTTTGGGAAGAGGGTTATATGGAGACTGTTTGGTAAATTTAGCATTTTAACCTTTTTGTTGCAATCAAAAATCCTCttttgtttaaaagaaaaatcattgatTGAGACAGactagattttgtttttacgcATAGGGAATTCGCGCAGACGGTAACAATCATCTAAGCGATGAACTTGGAAAGTTACTTAGTCTACAAAGTTCTGCAGCTGGTCTGAGGTAAATTTAATTTCCTTATGACGCTTTTTGCTTGTAATGAAGAATTGTGGATAGAGTAGGGGTTGGTAACATCTCTTTGTTAGCAGGCCAATAGGAGCTGTTACATTTATGCAAAGGAACAACCTGAAAATGTGCTTGAGAAGTACTGATGATATAACTGATACATCTGAAGTTGccaaggtttgtttgtttatgacTGTAACATCTTGTTTCTTAATTGGTTTTAGTGATCAATTAgacttatatatgtttttataatttggaaaAGGCTTATGGGGGAGGTGGAACATCTAGTTCAAGCTCGTTTATCATAAGAATGGATGAATATAATCAATGGCTTTCGAAGAATCCACCATGACTAAGTTTGGTGATCAGAAAGAAGAGGGAATCAGTCTGAGCTGTTTCCTTTCTTGTTCCGAGTACTGTACTAAGAGGTAGCCTAAACCGGAttgtaattttggtttggtttggtctaGGCACCGCTACGGTTAAGTCGGTGAGATCGAACGGCCTAAAATTCAAGATGTGTAATACTTTCGATCGTacttaattttacaaaacaaattgtTATTCGGTCCTCCTACTtcctaaatttttaatattgtattcACTACTCTAAATCGACTTATACCACGTGGCAACAGCATCTCCTTGTGCTTGGTCTTCACGTATTTTGAGCTCAAAAACGACATCGtctgtatttttctttaagtttatttaataGACGCAAAAATTAGACTTGGGGCGTCGACGTCGAGAAGCTTCCATCTTCCTCTAGAAAAACAACTTTCTTACcttgaaaaaccctaaaccctaacaccCAATTTCATCCGCATCATTTTGCGTCTTCCTTAGCTGATCTAAGCACCTCTtgaatttccaaaaaaataccATGGCTTCCGCAGCTCTCCTCCGCTCATTCCGACGCCGTGAAGTCGCTTCCGCTCCTTTATCAGCTTACAGAGTCGTAAgtctttctatcttcttctcgctgttttttttttttctctctttctttacacGATCTGTACACGAAATCGGAGTTTACAAGTGAGCTAATTACATGATCCGATTTTGTTTTGACTCGTTCTTACTGGAAAATGGTGTTTGTGGGTTCTCCTCGGCCTGATCTGGTCTATTTTTGTTGCAGCTGTCGAGCAGTGGGAAAACGTCGTTGAACAATTCGTATGTCGGTCAGAATTTGAGAAGCTTAGCTAGAGCATTTAGGTATTGATTTCTCCATCTATTTTGCTAGCGCCGTCAAGATCTTGCtatgtttctgtttttaaaagtttttcctTCTATTTGGTTCAGCTCAAAGCCTGCTGGGAGTGATGTCATCGGTATTGATTTGGGTACTACTAATTCCTGTGTTGCAGTCATGGAGGGGAAGGTGAGTTCGATGATATGTATGGTTTAGGTTTTATTTAGGAATGTTTGAGCTtactttgtgtgttttaatcTGATTTGTAGAATCCCAAAGTCATTGAAAATGCTGAAGGTGCTCGAACCACACCATCAGTTGTAGCGTTCACCTCGAAAGGGGAGCTTCTTGTGGGTATACCAGCCAAACGACAAGCTGTCACTAATGCGGCGAACACAATATCTGGAACAAAACGTTTGGTTGGGAGACTATACAATGATCCACAAACACAGAAAGAAATGAAGATGGTGCCTTACAAGATTGTGCCTGCACCTAATGGCGATGCGTGGGTTGAAGCCAATGGTCAGCAGTATTCTCCTAGTCAGATTGGAGCGTTTGTGTTGACTAAGATGAAAGAGACAGCTGAAGCTTACCTTGGGAGGTCAGTCAGAAAGGCAGTTATCACCGTTCCAGCTTACTTTAATGATGCTCAGAGGCAAGCAACAAAAGATGCCGGGAGAATTGCTGGTCTTGATGTCGAGAGAATCATAAATGAACCCACGGCTGCTGCTCTGTCCTATGGAATGACCAACAAGGAGGGTTTGATTGCTGTCTTTGATCTTGGTGGTGGGACTTTTGATGTATCTGTTTTGGAGATTTCCAATGGTGTTTTCGAGGTACTCATCTCCCAGTTGGTTTTATGTATCTGTTgcctgttctgtttttttttttaaggatctTTCTTAATTGTTAAATTGCTTCTTTGCAGGTGAAAGCCACCAATGGTGATACCTTCTTGGGAGGAGAGGATTTCGATAACACTCTGCTAGACTTCTTGGTGAATGAGTTCAAGAACACTGAGGGAATAGATCTCGCCAAAGACAAACTTGCTCTGCAGAGGCTTCGAGAAGCAGCTGAGAAAGCAAAGATTGAACTGTCATCGACTTCCCAAACTGAAATTAATCTCCCATTTATCACAGCTGATGCATCTGGAGCAAAGCATTTCAACATCACCCTAACAAGGTCAAAGTTTGAGAGTCTGGTGAATCACTTGATTGAGAAGACCCGCGATCCTTGCAACAACTGTCTCAAGGATGCCGGTATAAGTCCCAAGGAAGTTGATGAGGTTCTTCTAGTTGGAGGAATGACTCGTGTCCCCAAGGTACAATCTATTGTTGCGGAGATCTTTGGGAAGAGTCCAAGCAAAGGTGTTAATCCTGATGAGGCTGTTGCTATGGGAGCTGCTATTCAAGGTGGTATCCTTCGTGGTGATGTCAAAGAACTGTTGCTTCTGGATGTCACACCTCTATCACTCGGTATTGAAACACTTGGTGGGATCTTTACAAGACTGATCAGCCGAAACACAACCATCCCCACAAAGAAGAGTCAGGTATGCCCgtaaaaatttaatgtttttgatgGAAAATTACTAACTAACTAGGGGATCCCTGACGATTACATTGAACTAAGGCAAAACTAGGGTAGTATGAGGAAGCTATGAGAGTTGGATATGTAGTGTCTTAGCAAGGCATGCTCGGGTTACTCCTCTCGGCATTGATTCCtactgtttttaatttaatggaTCGGAGCACATTCCTGTGATATACTAATTGATAAGCTATATATCCTAAGCAACCATTATTTTGGTGAAGTTTTTTGCTAAAATGTTGATTCTCTCGTGTTATTCTTTTGAAGGTGTTCTCAACTGCAGCCGATAATCAGACTCAAGTTGGGATCAAGGTGCTTCAAGGTGAACGTGAAATGGCATCAGACAACAAGCTAATGGGAGAATTTGATCTAGTAGGAATTCCACCAGGTCCAAGAGGGACTCCTCAGATCGAAGTGACATTTGACATTGATGCCAATGGCATTGTCACTGTTTCCGCCAAGGACAAGACGACTGGTAAAGAACAACAGATCACAATCCGGTCCTCTGGTGGGCTCTCAGAGGATGATATCCAGAAGATGGTGAGAGAAGCAGAGTTGCATGCTCAGAAAgaccaagaaagaaaagagttgatcgacaccaagaaCACAGCGGACACGTCAATATACAGCATAGAGAAGAGTCTTGGTGAATACAGAGAGAAGATCCCAAGTGAAGTTGCCAAGGAGATTGAAGACGCAGTGGCGAATCTGAGGAGCGCTTCGTCTGGGGATGATGTCAATGAGATCAAGGCCAAGCTGGAGGCAGCAAACGAAGCTCTTTCTAAGATTGGAGAGCACATGTCTGGTGGTTCAGGTGGCGGCGCTGCACCAGGAGGAGGATCTTCTGAGGGAGGCGGCAGCAGTGATCAAGCTCAAGAGGCAGAGTACGAGGAAGTGAAAAAGTGAAGAGAGTAACTAGATTTCGTAAATTCTTGCCacatgggtttttttttaagagattaGGATAGATGATGGTGGGTTCTCTATGTCCAAGAAACTTTTGCCTTTAGAAGAGCGAGCGATGGATCTGTTCTTGAAATAATAAGCTTTTGTCAGTGAACCAAACTTAATGTTTTTCTGCTAAAAAACCTTTGTTATGTTAATGTTTCAAGATTTTGTCACTTCCATCATACCAAATATATTGGCAAGTAAAATGGTGGAGAAACTACAAATCCAAAAccgagatatatatatatatatatatatatgttatgatctatatttaatttaccaaaagtAAAGGCTGGATCATCGAGAAACATGACCATcacaatatatcaaaaaaactAGATGGTGGGAATGTGGGAtcaatagttttcttttttactttgggCTCAAAAATTTTTCACAAAGCTTACATCATGAACAGTTTAAATCGAAGACCCGCTAACGAACCAGAGGTTTATGATCCAGAACTCATTGTAAAACGTGCGGATAACTTTGGGGGAATTTATAATTTACGAAATTACCCtctaattttattatgatttaatCGAGAGAtcatttgttttggtttactaGTCTCGAATCGCTCTCGCAGGAA contains:
- the LOC104734953 gene encoding uncharacterized protein LOC104734953; this translates as MIFRQFSGRILPAVYDSCKKLRFEANRSFRSDAALEAIANALEEKVPNLVLYNYPSFSGAFSALFAHLYHSRLRIPCLILPFSSVVPFRVEDFCLDGFERCYLLDFVVPKDFACGKTACEIICFDHRNSALTRIGSIKEEHKTRLEINVDTETSSSKAVYEYFSTKLTDQRSPEEVETLSLLSVEDKARIELVLDYIEDIDLRRWRLPDIKSFSFGLKDWRSRLNCITNSYMYEQLLRISSADLIAYGNSYFSSRLTDAKKVLKLSKACKISLGRGLYGDCLGIRADGNNHLSDELGKLLSLQSSAAGLRPIGAVTFMQRNNLKMCLRSTDDITDTSEVAKAYGGGGTSSSSSFIIRMDEYNQWLSKNPP
- the LOC104734951 gene encoding thionin-like protein 2, translated to MLVVVTVVMMIGNLLTQTEAVAFERCYPICLMECKAGSKFPAFLKCPFKCVKTCLLPPSLSSKKVHDSEYFCKLGCASHCVSHSSLQNPNVKRVSTCVESCSNKCTKKCEK
- the LOC104734952 gene encoding heat shock 70 kDa protein 10, mitochondrial, producing MASAALLRSFRRREVASAPLSAYRVLSSSGKTSLNNSYVGQNLRSLARAFSSKPAGSDVIGIDLGTTNSCVAVMEGKNPKVIENAEGARTTPSVVAFTSKGELLVGIPAKRQAVTNAANTISGTKRLVGRLYNDPQTQKEMKMVPYKIVPAPNGDAWVEANGQQYSPSQIGAFVLTKMKETAEAYLGRSVRKAVITVPAYFNDAQRQATKDAGRIAGLDVERIINEPTAAALSYGMTNKEGLIAVFDLGGGTFDVSVLEISNGVFEVKATNGDTFLGGEDFDNTLLDFLVNEFKNTEGIDLAKDKLALQRLREAAEKAKIELSSTSQTEINLPFITADASGAKHFNITLTRSKFESLVNHLIEKTRDPCNNCLKDAGISPKEVDEVLLVGGMTRVPKVQSIVAEIFGKSPSKGVNPDEAVAMGAAIQGGILRGDVKELLLLDVTPLSLGIETLGGIFTRLISRNTTIPTKKSQVFSTAADNQTQVGIKVLQGEREMASDNKLMGEFDLVGIPPGPRGTPQIEVTFDIDANGIVTVSAKDKTTGKEQQITIRSSGGLSEDDIQKMVREAELHAQKDQERKELIDTKNTADTSIYSIEKSLGEYREKIPSEVAKEIEDAVANLRSASSGDDVNEIKAKLEAANEALSKIGEHMSGGSGGGAAPGGGSSEGGGSSDQAQEAEYEEVKK